In Bradyrhizobium sp. 1(2017), one DNA window encodes the following:
- a CDS encoding 3'(2'),5'-bisphosphate nucleotidase CysQ family protein, giving the protein MIDDAAASGLMEPLTALVVKAGEAILAVNRAAMRVDGKQDGSPVTEADLAADRIIAEGLAQLAVDVPTLSEERTQLASPPFQGSFFLIDPLDGTKEFVAGRDEFTVNLAVVTEGVPLLGIVSAPALGLLWRGIVGRGAERVSFKGVTIGTAEPIRTRKLPAQGEPWIAAVSRSHGDPRSEAFIDSRSNAVRKTCGSAVKFGRIADGSADIYPRFGPTSEWDVGAGCAVVTAAGGRVTDGQGGALRFGQRSGSGFIIPEFIAWGDPQAVISDVVGRS; this is encoded by the coding sequence ATGATCGACGATGCGGCCGCATCCGGCCTGATGGAGCCGCTCACCGCGCTGGTGGTGAAGGCGGGCGAAGCGATCCTGGCCGTCAACCGCGCGGCGATGCGGGTCGACGGCAAGCAGGACGGCTCGCCGGTGACGGAGGCGGACCTTGCCGCCGACCGCATCATCGCCGAAGGCCTCGCGCAGCTCGCCGTCGACGTGCCGACGCTGTCGGAAGAGCGGACCCAGCTCGCCTCCCCGCCGTTCCAGGGCAGCTTCTTCCTGATCGATCCTCTGGACGGCACCAAGGAGTTCGTCGCCGGCCGCGACGAGTTCACCGTCAACCTCGCCGTGGTGACCGAGGGCGTGCCGCTGCTCGGCATCGTCTCCGCGCCCGCGCTCGGCCTGCTCTGGCGCGGTATCGTCGGGCGCGGCGCCGAGCGCGTCAGCTTTAAGGGCGTGACCATCGGTACGGCCGAGCCGATCCGCACCCGCAAGCTGCCGGCGCAAGGCGAGCCCTGGATCGCGGCGGTGAGCCGCTCGCATGGCGATCCCAGAAGCGAGGCTTTCATCGATAGCCGCTCCAATGCCGTGAGGAAGACGTGTGGCTCGGCGGTGAAATTCGGCCGGATCGCGGACGGCAGCGCCGACATCTATCCCCGCTTCGGGCCGACATCGGAATGGGACGTCGGGGCCGGCTGCGCGGTCGTGACCGCGGCGGGCGGCAGGGTGACCGACGGCCAGGGCGGCGCGCTCCGCTTCGGCCAGCGCAGCGGCAGCGGTTTCATCATCCCGGAGTTCATCGCCTGGGGTGACCCGCAGGCGGTGATTTCTGACGTGGTCGGCCGCTCCTGA
- a CDS encoding YHS domain-containing (seleno)protein: protein MRPGIALIGRLVCLLAGIWLTCAGLPAKAATTERIVINRFSGVAIEGFDPVAYFVDGAAARGTAQFEAILWGAVWRFRNEGNRASFVSHPEIYGPQYGGYDPADIARGVAIAGNPRFFAIVAQRLYLFSRETNRDAFAADPERFLYEVGKRWPALLDQLGQ, encoded by the coding sequence TTGCGCCCCGGAATTGCCTTGATCGGCCGTCTGGTCTGCCTGCTGGCGGGCATCTGGCTGACCTGCGCGGGGCTGCCGGCCAAGGCTGCCACCACCGAGCGGATCGTCATCAACCGTTTCAGCGGCGTCGCCATCGAGGGCTTCGACCCCGTCGCCTATTTCGTCGATGGCGCGGCCGCGCGGGGCACGGCGCAGTTCGAGGCAATCCTCTGGGGCGCGGTCTGGCGCTTCCGGAACGAGGGCAACCGGGCCTCCTTCGTGTCCCATCCCGAGATCTACGGACCGCAATACGGCGGCTATGATCCGGCCGATATCGCCCGCGGCGTCGCCATCGCCGGCAATCCCCGCTTCTTCGCGATCGTGGCCCAGCGGCTCTATCTGTTCAGCCGCGAAACCAATCGCGACGCCTTCGCCGCCGATCCCGAGCGCTTCCTCTATGAGGTCGGCAAGCGCTGGCCGGCGCTGCTGGACCAGCTCGGTCAGTAG
- a CDS encoding response regulator, whose protein sequence is MRTCLVVDDSSVIRKVARRILEGLDFQILEAEDGEKALEACKRGLPDAVLLDWNMPVMDGYEFLGHLRRMPGGDQPKVVFCTTENDVAHIARALHAGANEYIMKPFDKDIVTAKFQEVGLI, encoded by the coding sequence ATGCGAACTTGTCTCGTCGTTGATGATTCCAGCGTCATCCGCAAGGTTGCGCGCCGGATCCTTGAAGGCCTCGACTTCCAGATCCTCGAAGCCGAGGACGGAGAGAAGGCGCTCGAGGCCTGCAAGCGCGGCCTGCCCGATGCGGTGCTGCTCGACTGGAACATGCCCGTCATGGACGGCTACGAGTTTCTCGGTCATCTCAGGCGCATGCCCGGCGGCGACCAGCCCAAGGTCGTGTTCTGCACCACCGAGAACGACGTCGCGCACATTGCCCGCGCGCTGCACGCCGGTGCCAACGAATACATCATGAAGCCCTTCGACAAGGACATCGTGACGGCGAAATTCCAGGAAGTCGGCCTGATCTGA
- a CDS encoding hybrid sensor histidine kinase/response regulator, whose translation MDDLLREFLTETSESLDTVDNQLVKFEQEPNNAKILDNIFRLVHTIKGTCGFLGLPRLEALAHAGETLMGKFRDGMPVTGQAVTVILSSIDRIKEILAGLEATEAEPEGNDRDLIDKLEAMVEQGMAAMSASASPIASGSAQPMPAGSAAAPVAEAPPLVPEAPAAAPAKEMTTGTLIDQTLERPLRPGEVSLDELERAFRETAIEAPAPAPVAKAEPAPEAPAAKEIAKEAAKPAKEKAAPKKSMADENAGEGASIANQSIRVNVDTLEHLMTMVSELVLTRNQLLEISRRNEDTEFKVPLQRLSNVTAELQEGVMKTRMQPIGNAWQKLPRIVRDLSSELGKQIELEMHGADTELDRQVLDLIKDPLTHMVRNSADHGLETPAERLASGKGEQGTIRLSAYHEGGHIIICIADNGRGLNTEKIKAKAISSGLVTEAELEKMSEAQIHKFIFAPGFSTAAAITSVSGRGVGMDVVRTNIDQIGGTIDIKSVAGEGSSVTIKIPLTLAIVSALIVEAAGDRFAIPQLSVVELVRARANSEHRIERIKDTAVLRLRNKLLPLIHLKKLLKIDDGAASDPENGFIVVTQVGSQTFGIVVDGVFHTEEIVVKPMSTKLRHIDMFSGNTILGDGAVIMIIDPNGIAKALGAAGSSAHDMGDENGAHHIGSGEQTTSLLVFRAGSSQPKAVPLGLVTRLEELPADKIEFSNGRYMVQYREQLMPLVAMEGVTIASQGAQPILVFADDGRSMGLVVDEIIDIVEERLNIEVGGSSQGILGSAVIKGQATEVIDVGHFLPMAFADWFTRKEMKPSLHSQSVLLVDDSAFFRNMLAPVLKAAGYRVRTAPTAQEGLAALRAQSFDVVLTDIEMPDMNGFEFAEVIRSDNNLGAMPIIGLSALVSPAAIERGRQAGFHDYVAKFDRPGLIAALKEQTAGAAGASELSRAAA comes from the coding sequence ATGGATGATCTGTTGCGGGAGTTTTTGACGGAGACCAGCGAGAGCCTGGACACCGTCGACAATCAGCTGGTGAAGTTCGAGCAGGAGCCGAACAACGCCAAGATCCTGGATAACATCTTCCGCCTCGTCCACACCATCAAGGGTACCTGCGGCTTCCTCGGCCTGCCGCGACTGGAAGCGCTGGCGCATGCCGGCGAGACCTTGATGGGCAAATTCCGTGACGGCATGCCGGTGACCGGGCAGGCGGTGACGGTGATCCTGTCCTCGATCGACCGCATCAAGGAGATCCTGGCCGGCCTCGAGGCGACCGAAGCCGAGCCCGAGGGCAACGACCGCGACCTCATCGACAAGCTGGAAGCGATGGTCGAGCAGGGCATGGCGGCAATGTCAGCGTCGGCTTCGCCGATCGCGTCAGGCTCGGCGCAGCCGATGCCGGCTGGAAGTGCCGCCGCTCCCGTTGCCGAAGCCCCGCCGCTGGTGCCGGAGGCCCCGGCTGCCGCGCCCGCCAAGGAGATGACCACGGGCACGCTGATCGACCAGACGCTGGAGCGTCCCTTGCGTCCGGGCGAGGTCTCGCTCGACGAGCTCGAGCGCGCCTTCCGCGAGACCGCGATCGAAGCGCCGGCCCCGGCCCCCGTTGCCAAAGCCGAGCCCGCGCCTGAAGCTCCGGCCGCCAAGGAGATTGCCAAGGAGGCTGCAAAACCCGCCAAGGAGAAGGCCGCGCCGAAGAAGTCGATGGCCGACGAGAATGCCGGCGAAGGTGCCAGCATCGCCAACCAGTCGATCCGCGTCAACGTGGACACGCTGGAGCATTTGATGACCATGGTCTCCGAGCTGGTGCTGACCCGCAACCAGCTGCTGGAGATCTCCCGCCGCAACGAGGACACCGAGTTCAAGGTGCCGCTGCAGCGCCTGTCCAACGTCACCGCCGAGCTGCAGGAGGGCGTCATGAAGACGCGCATGCAGCCGATCGGCAATGCCTGGCAGAAGCTGCCCCGCATCGTCCGCGACCTCTCTAGCGAACTCGGCAAGCAGATCGAGCTGGAGATGCACGGCGCCGACACCGAGCTCGACCGCCAGGTGCTCGACCTGATCAAGGACCCGCTCACCCACATGGTGCGCAACTCCGCCGATCATGGCCTCGAGACCCCCGCCGAGCGTCTTGCCTCCGGCAAGGGCGAGCAGGGCACCATTCGCCTGTCCGCCTATCACGAAGGCGGCCACATCATCATCTGCATCGCCGACAACGGAAGGGGCCTCAACACCGAGAAGATCAAGGCCAAGGCGATCTCGTCAGGCCTCGTCACCGAGGCCGAGCTCGAGAAGATGAGCGAGGCCCAGATCCACAAGTTCATCTTCGCGCCCGGCTTCTCGACCGCGGCCGCCATCACCTCGGTCTCGGGCCGCGGCGTCGGCATGGACGTGGTCCGCACCAATATCGACCAGATCGGCGGCACCATCGACATCAAGAGCGTGGCTGGCGAGGGAAGCTCCGTCACCATCAAGATCCCGCTGACCCTGGCCATCGTCTCGGCCCTGATCGTGGAAGCTGCCGGCGACCGCTTCGCCATCCCGCAGCTCTCGGTGGTCGAGCTGGTGCGCGCCCGCGCCAACTCCGAGCACCGCATCGAGCGCATCAAGGACACCGCGGTCCTCCGCCTGCGCAACAAGCTGCTGCCGCTGATCCACCTCAAGAAGCTGCTCAAGATCGACGACGGCGCCGCATCCGATCCCGAGAACGGCTTCATCGTGGTGACCCAGGTCGGCAGCCAGACCTTTGGCATCGTCGTCGACGGCGTGTTCCACACCGAAGAAATCGTGGTCAAGCCGATGTCGACCAAGCTGCGTCACATCGACATGTTCTCCGGCAACACCATCCTGGGCGATGGCGCGGTGATCATGATCATCGACCCCAACGGCATCGCCAAGGCGCTCGGCGCCGCCGGCTCCTCGGCCCATGACATGGGCGACGAGAACGGCGCGCATCACATCGGATCGGGCGAGCAGACCACTTCGCTTCTCGTCTTCCGCGCCGGCTCGTCGCAGCCCAAGGCGGTCCCGCTCGGGCTCGTCACCCGCCTGGAAGAGCTGCCCGCCGACAAGATCGAGTTCTCCAACGGCCGCTACATGGTGCAGTACCGCGAGCAGCTGATGCCGCTCGTCGCCATGGAGGGCGTCACCATTGCCAGCCAGGGCGCCCAGCCGATCCTGGTGTTCGCCGATGACGGCCGCTCCATGGGGCTCGTCGTCGACGAGATCATCGACATCGTCGAGGAACGGCTCAACATCGAGGTCGGCGGCTCCAGCCAGGGCATTCTGGGCTCGGCCGTGATCAAGGGTCAGGCCACCGAGGTGATCGACGTCGGCCACTTCCTGCCGATGGCGTTCGCCGACTGGTTCACCCGCAAGGAGATGAAGCCGTCGCTGCACTCGCAGTCGGTGCTGCTGGTCGACGACTCAGCGTTCTTCCGCAACATGCTGGCGCCGGTGCTGAAGGCGGCCGGCTACCGCGTCCGCACCGCGCCGACCGCGCAGGAGGGCCTGGCTGCGCTGCGCGCGCAGAGCTTCGACGTGGTGCTGACCGACATCGAGATGCCCGACATGAACGGGTTCGAGTTCGCGGAAGTGATCCGCTCGGACAACAATCTGGGCGCGATGCCGATCATCGGCCTGTCCGCCCTGGTGTCGCCGGCGGCGATCGAGCGCGGCCGTCAGGCCGGCTTCCACGACTATGTCGCCAAGTTCGACCGTCCCGGTCTGATCGCGGCGCTGAAGGAGCAGACCGCGGGCGCCGCCGGCGCCTCCGAGCTGAGCCGGGCAGCGGCGTAA
- a CDS encoding transcriptional regulator, translating into MIDPDKVDRAQIRAARALLDWTQPDLANAANVALATLKRFEIGHTQPIPTVRSAIVRALEAQGIQFHYDQKRAYVSLDVKKLKRSA; encoded by the coding sequence ATGATCGACCCTGACAAAGTGGATCGAGCGCAAATCCGAGCGGCCAGGGCTTTGCTCGATTGGACCCAGCCTGACTTGGCCAACGCGGCCAATGTCGCGCTTGCAACTTTGAAACGGTTTGAAATCGGTCATACGCAACCAATTCCGACTGTTAGGTCTGCAATTGTGCGCGCGTTGGAAGCCCAAGGCATTCAGTTTCACTACGACCAGAAACGCGCCTACGTTAGCCTCGATGTGAAGAAGCTTAAGCGTTCTGCTTGA
- a CDS encoding DUF3833 family protein, translating into MAIDAFASTTPLFLPEKFFVGRLEGWAVVESLVGGLLKRATIAAHGELDADTDTVVLTETYTFDDGHSDTLRWTIHKMAEGQYIGHENRLEGEATGEQAGCAFHWKYTRDTPQGDGESFKLNFDDWFYAIDDKACIVRGSAGRAHIPFATAHVTYRKL; encoded by the coding sequence ATGGCTATCGACGCGTTCGCAAGCACCACGCCGTTGTTTCTTCCTGAAAAGTTCTTCGTCGGACGCCTCGAAGGATGGGCAGTGGTGGAAAGTCTTGTCGGCGGGCTTTTGAAGCGGGCGACGATAGCCGCTCATGGCGAATTAGACGCGGACACTGACACTGTTGTGCTAACTGAAACGTACACATTCGATGATGGCCACAGCGACACACTACGCTGGACAATTCACAAGATGGCGGAAGGCCAATACATCGGACACGAAAACAGGTTGGAAGGCGAGGCCACAGGCGAACAAGCCGGATGTGCTTTCCATTGGAAATACACTCGCGACACGCCGCAGGGCGACGGCGAATCGTTCAAACTGAACTTCGATGATTGGTTCTATGCGATAGATGATAAGGCGTGCATCGTTCGCGGGAGCGCCGGGCGAGCGCACATTCCGTTCGCCACGGCGCATGTCACTTATCGGAAGCTCTAA
- a CDS encoding CheR family methyltransferase, translating to MTPADYDYLRKFLKERSGLDLSADKQYLVESRLLPLARKASLSGLPDLVLKIRNGDGRLATDVVEAMTTNETFFYRDKIPFDHLRETILPGLIQARTARKSLRIWSAASSTGQEPYSIAMCVKEMGAALAGWRVEIVATDLSQEVLEKSKAGIYSQFEVQRGLPIQHLMKYFTQIGEVWQLNADIRAMVQFRQLNLLQDFSHLGTFDVIFCRNVLIYFDQGTKAVIFERMAKGMEADGTLLLGAAESVVGITDAFRPITERRGLYQLNPARSGRPMGGLMPQPLKVAAAR from the coding sequence GTGACGCCGGCGGACTACGACTATCTGCGCAAGTTCCTGAAAGAGCGCTCCGGCCTCGATCTGTCCGCCGACAAACAATATCTGGTCGAGAGCCGGCTGCTGCCGCTCGCCCGCAAGGCGAGCCTATCAGGCCTTCCCGATCTCGTGCTGAAGATCAGGAACGGCGACGGCCGGCTTGCGACCGACGTGGTCGAAGCCATGACCACCAACGAGACCTTCTTCTACCGCGACAAGATTCCGTTCGATCATCTGCGCGAGACGATCCTGCCGGGCCTGATCCAGGCGCGCACGGCGCGCAAGTCCTTGCGCATCTGGTCGGCGGCGTCGTCGACCGGGCAGGAGCCTTATTCGATCGCGATGTGCGTGAAGGAGATGGGCGCGGCGCTCGCCGGCTGGCGCGTCGAGATCGTTGCCACCGATCTGTCGCAGGAAGTGCTGGAGAAGTCCAAGGCCGGCATCTACAGCCAGTTCGAGGTGCAGCGCGGCCTGCCGATCCAGCACCTGATGAAGTATTTCACGCAGATCGGTGAAGTCTGGCAGCTCAATGCCGACATTCGCGCGATGGTGCAGTTCCGCCAGCTCAATTTGCTGCAGGACTTCTCCCATCTCGGGACCTTCGACGTGATCTTCTGCCGCAACGTGCTGATCTATTTCGACCAGGGCACCAAGGCGGTGATCTTCGAGCGCATGGCGAAGGGGATGGAAGCCGACGGCACGCTGCTGCTGGGGGCCGCCGAATCCGTCGTCGGCATCACCGATGCGTTCCGCCCGATCACTGAGCGCCGCGGTCTCTACCAGCTCAACCCCGCGCGCTCCGGACGGCCGATGGGCGGATTGATGCCGCAGCCGCTGAAGGTCGCCGCGGCGAGGTGA
- a CDS encoding chemotaxis protein CheW encodes MTNKTQSAEGAMVEYVTAMIGGQLFGLPISRVQDVFMPERVTRVPLSSREIAGVLNLRGRIVTVVDMRARLGLPRAEDGKVPMAVGVDLRGESYGLLIDQIGEVLRLPEAGMEENPVNLDPRMAKLAGGVHRLDGQLMVVLDVDRVLELAPDMMAA; translated from the coding sequence ATGACCAACAAGACCCAATCAGCCGAAGGCGCCATGGTCGAATACGTCACCGCGATGATCGGCGGCCAGCTGTTCGGGCTGCCGATCTCCCGCGTGCAGGACGTGTTCATGCCCGAGCGCGTCACCCGCGTGCCGCTGTCCTCGCGCGAGATCGCGGGCGTGCTGAATCTGCGCGGCCGCATCGTCACCGTGGTCGACATGCGCGCCCGCCTCGGCCTGCCCAGGGCCGAGGACGGCAAGGTGCCGATGGCGGTCGGCGTCGACCTGCGCGGTGAATCCTATGGCCTGCTCATCGACCAGATCGGCGAGGTGCTGCGCCTGCCCGAGGCCGGCATGGAGGAGAACCCCGTCAACCTCGATCCCCGCATGGCCAAGCTCGCCGGCGGCGTCCACCGTCTCGACGGCCAGCTCATGGTCGTCCTCGACGTCGATCGCGTCCTCGAGCTCGCGCCTGACATGATGGCGGCCTGA
- a CDS encoding thermonuclease family protein — MRLIERPLFARPSARRFSPVVILAGLAMFIYGACAASDFAGRASVIDGDTLGIHGNYIRLWGIDAPEHDQLCRGEDSLHYRCGAKAANELDQFINSRAVRCSAIETDRYGRVVASCSVEGTDLAEWLVSHGHALDWPRFSKGKYDQAQKDTERTGRGIWAGSFAAPWLYRTCIRAGGTTTKCSDDPR; from the coding sequence TTGCGGTTGATTGAGCGCCCGCTATTCGCAAGACCATCAGCAAGGCGCTTCTCGCCAGTAGTGATTTTGGCTGGTTTGGCGATGTTCATTTACGGCGCGTGTGCCGCCTCTGATTTCGCGGGCCGCGCCAGCGTCATCGACGGCGATACTCTCGGAATCCATGGTAACTACATTCGCTTATGGGGCATCGACGCACCCGAGCACGATCAGCTTTGCCGTGGTGAAGATAGTTTGCATTATCGGTGTGGTGCCAAGGCCGCCAACGAGCTGGATCAGTTCATCAATAGTCGCGCGGTTAGGTGCTCAGCCATTGAGACCGATCGGTACGGCCGAGTGGTTGCTTCGTGTTCGGTTGAGGGCACTGATCTTGCGGAGTGGCTCGTCTCGCATGGCCACGCGTTGGATTGGCCGCGCTTTTCGAAAGGCAAATATGACCAGGCGCAAAAGGACACCGAACGGACAGGGCGCGGCATTTGGGCGGGAAGCTTTGCGGCACCATGGCTATACCGAACATGCATTCGAGCAGGTGGCACCACAACGAAATGTTCGGATGATCCGCGTTAA
- the chpT gene encoding histidine phosphotransferase ChpT — MSDASSPATATAPDMLELAALLCSRVCHDLISPVGAIVNGLEVLDDDPKPEDREFALDLIRKSAKTASARLQFCRLAFGAAGSSGAQIDLGDAQTMARGHIEDGKCSITWNLPRLLLPKNRVKLLLNMLVVAQHTIPRGGMLTIDPIGEGETMSFRITATGHNARLPQNISELLSGERGPAADAHAIQPYYTRLLALACGLTVTLKPEGEAIIVSAS; from the coding sequence ATGTCTGACGCTTCGTCGCCCGCGACCGCCACTGCTCCCGATATGCTCGAACTCGCTGCGCTCTTGTGCTCGCGGGTCTGCCACGATCTCATCAGCCCCGTTGGCGCCATCGTCAACGGGCTCGAAGTGCTCGACGACGATCCCAAGCCCGAGGACCGCGAGTTCGCGCTCGACCTGATTCGCAAGAGTGCCAAGACCGCCTCGGCCCGGCTCCAGTTCTGCCGCCTCGCCTTCGGCGCCGCCGGCTCGTCCGGCGCGCAGATCGATCTCGGCGATGCCCAGACCATGGCGCGCGGCCACATCGAGGACGGCAAGTGCTCGATCACCTGGAATCTGCCGCGACTGCTGCTGCCGAAGAATCGCGTCAAGCTGCTGCTCAACATGCTGGTCGTTGCCCAGCACACCATCCCGCGCGGCGGCATGCTGACGATCGATCCGATCGGCGAGGGCGAGACGATGAGCTTTCGCATCACTGCGACCGGACACAATGCGCGTCTGCCGCAGAACATCTCCGAGCTCCTCAGCGGCGAGCGTGGACCGGCGGCCGACGCACATGCGATCCAGCCTTATTATACGCGGCTGCTCGCGCTGGCCTGCGGGCTCACGGTGACGCTCAAGCCGGAAGGCGAAGCCATCATCGTTAGCGCTTCGTAA
- a CDS encoding protein-glutamate methylesterase/protein-glutamine glutaminase, with product MSVAFAGKSTTGSSREAGPLRVMIVDDSVVIRGLISRWIGAEHDMEVAASLRTGLEAVNQVERINPDVAVLDIEMPELDGLSALPQLLAKKRDLVIIMASTLTRRNAEISFKALSLGAADYIPKPESTREASAADIFHHDLIQKIRHLGARLRRKPAVASPPLAPAGPAPAAARAPVVARPAAPAPAVHAPSSGALALRPFSTQTPKVLLIGSSTGGPQALMTLVTELGPVIDRVPVLITQHMPPTFTTILAEHLARSSRKPAAEAVDGEPVKPGRIYLAPGGKHMRVVRSGADAAIALDDGPAVNFCKPAVDPLFTSAIDIWHGGILSVILTGMGSDGMRGGKDIVAAGGSVIAQDEATSVVWGMPGAAANAGICAAILPLNQIGAKVKRLFAGDRS from the coding sequence ATGAGTGTTGCGTTCGCAGGTAAGTCGACCACGGGCTCGTCGCGCGAAGCCGGGCCGCTGCGGGTGATGATCGTCGACGACTCCGTCGTCATCCGCGGTCTGATCTCGCGCTGGATCGGTGCCGAGCACGACATGGAGGTCGCGGCCTCGCTGCGCACCGGACTCGAGGCGGTCAACCAGGTCGAGCGCATCAACCCCGACGTCGCCGTGCTCGATATCGAAATGCCCGAGCTCGACGGCCTGTCGGCGCTGCCGCAGCTGCTGGCGAAGAAGCGCGATCTCGTCATCATCATGGCCTCGACGCTGACCCGCCGCAACGCCGAGATCAGCTTCAAGGCGCTGTCGCTCGGCGCCGCCGACTATATTCCGAAGCCGGAATCGACGCGCGAGGCGTCGGCCGCGGACATCTTCCACCACGATCTGATCCAGAAGATCCGTCACCTCGGCGCGCGCCTGCGCAGAAAGCCCGCGGTTGCGAGCCCGCCATTGGCGCCCGCCGGCCCCGCACCGGCCGCCGCACGTGCACCGGTTGTCGCGCGGCCCGCCGCGCCCGCACCGGCCGTGCATGCGCCGTCGTCGGGAGCGCTGGCCCTGCGCCCGTTCTCGACCCAGACCCCCAAGGTGCTGTTGATCGGCTCATCGACCGGCGGTCCCCAGGCGCTGATGACGCTCGTCACCGAGCTCGGCCCCGTGATCGACCGCGTCCCGGTGCTGATCACCCAGCACATGCCGCCGACCTTCACCACCATTCTTGCCGAGCATCTGGCGCGTTCGAGCCGCAAGCCGGCGGCCGAGGCGGTCGACGGCGAGCCGGTGAAGCCGGGGCGGATCTATCTGGCGCCCGGCGGCAAGCACATGCGCGTCGTGCGCAGCGGCGCGGACGCCGCGATCGCACTCGACGATGGTCCCGCCGTCAATTTCTGCAAGCCCGCGGTCGATCCGCTCTTCACCTCCGCCATCGACATCTGGCACGGCGGCATCCTCTCCGTGATTCTGACGGGCATGGGCTCGGACGGCATGCGCGGGGGCAAGGACATCGTTGCTGCCGGCGGCAGCGTCATCGCGCAGGACGAGGCCACGAGCGTGGTCTGGGGCATGCCGGGCGCGGCGGCCAATGCCGGCATCTGCGCCGCGATCCTGCCGCTCAACCAGATCGGCGCCAAGGTCAAACGCCTGTTCGCGGGAGACCGTTCGTGA
- a CDS encoding DUF1134 domain-containing protein, whose translation MTFASRLAALALVAMVGWIVPASAQPAPPPDLPPPQRTPTPSTYGPDELVNAGHRFFGNVSRGLASIIEKAVSQWGLPNGYILGEEGSGAFVAGLRYGEGTLYTKNAGDLRVYWQGPSLGFDWGGDGARTMTLVYNLPATNAIYQRFAGLDGSAYIIGGFGMTALTANNIVLVPIRSGLGLRLGANIGYLKYTPRATWNPF comes from the coding sequence ATGACTTTCGCATCACGCCTTGCTGCGCTCGCGCTCGTCGCGATGGTCGGCTGGATCGTGCCGGCCTCCGCCCAGCCGGCGCCGCCGCCGGACCTGCCGCCGCCACAGCGGACCCCGACACCCAGCACCTATGGGCCGGATGAGCTCGTCAATGCCGGCCACCGCTTCTTCGGGAATGTTTCGCGCGGGCTCGCCTCGATCATCGAGAAGGCGGTGAGCCAATGGGGCCTGCCGAACGGCTATATCCTGGGTGAGGAAGGTTCTGGTGCCTTCGTCGCCGGCCTGCGCTACGGCGAAGGCACGCTCTACACCAAGAACGCCGGGGATCTGCGCGTCTACTGGCAGGGCCCCTCGCTCGGCTTCGACTGGGGCGGCGACGGTGCCCGCACCATGACGCTGGTCTACAATTTGCCCGCGACCAACGCGATCTACCAGCGCTTCGCCGGCCTCGACGGCTCGGCCTACATCATCGGCGGTTTCGGGATGACGGCGCTCACCGCCAACAACATCGTGCTGGTGCCGATCCGCTCGGGCCTCGGCCTGCGGCTGGGAGCCAATATCGGCTACCTCAAATACACCCCGCGCGCGACCTGGAACCCGTTCTAG